In Eleutherodactylus coqui strain aEleCoq1 chromosome 4, aEleCoq1.hap1, whole genome shotgun sequence, the following are encoded in one genomic region:
- the LOC136626801 gene encoding cilia- and flagella-associated protein 251-like has protein sequence MVYEEMEVAEEEDEEVAEEEGMETEEEDEEVAKEEGMQTEGEDEEVAEEEGMETEEEDEEVAKEEGMQTEGEDEEVAEEEGMETEEEDEEVAKEEGMQTEGEDEEVAEEEGMQTEGEDEEVAEEEGMQTEGEDEEVAMEEGMQTEEEDEVAEEEGMQTEEEDEVAEEEDEEVTEEEGMETEEEGVEVAEEEGVEVAEEGDEEVAEEEGMETEEEDEEVAEEEGVEGEGDEEVAEEDEEAGYEELFITP, from the coding sequence ATGGTGTATGAAGaaatggaggtggcggaggaggaagatgaggaggtggcggaggaggaagggatggagacggaggaggaagatgaggaggtggCAAAGGAGGAAGGGATGCAGACGGAGGGGGAAGATgaggaggtggcggaggaggaagggatggagacggaggaggaagatgaggaggtggCAAAGGAGGAAGGGATGCAGACGGAGGGGGAAGATgaggaggtggcggaggaggaagggatggagacggaggaggaagatgaggaggtggCAAAGGAGGAAGGGATGCAGACGGAGGGGGAAGATgaggaggtggcggaggaggaaggGATGCAGACGGAGGGGGAAGATgaggaggtggcggaggaggaaggGATGCAGACGGAGGGGGAAGATGAGGAGGTGGCAATGGAGGAAGGGATGCAgacggaggaggaagatgaggtggcagaggaggaagggatgcagacggaggaggaagatgaggtggcagaggaggaagatgaagaggTGACGGAGGAGGAAGGGATGGAGACGGAGGAGGAAGGagtggaggtggcagaggaggaaggagtggaggtggcggaggaaggAGAtgaagaggtggcagaggaggaagggatggagacggaggaggaagatgaggaggtggCTGAGGAGGAAGgagtggagggggagggagatgaggaggtggcggaggaggatgaggaagctGGCTATGAAGAGCTTTTCATTACACCTTGA